GCTCCTGCTGATCCGCCTGGCCGGGGTGGAGCTGGCTCCAGGCAGCACGGCCTGGCTGCAGCGGGAGCTGCTCCCCAAACAGCCCCTGTGGTTCCAGCTCCTGGGAAGGGACAGCTCAGCCCTGGAGTGTCTTGTTTTAGTCCATAAGGTAAAGAGAGACACAAAAACTGGCTCTGATCTGTGGTTTTAAATGTGAGTGTAGTCACATGGTTATCTCAGTACATTTAACAAATGTTATTATTTATGATTTATCTTCCTTGGTGTGAATTTTAAATGTTGCATTTGCAAATCTGATTGCAGGAGCAACAGTTTTTCAGACTGATTCATGGCAGGAATGTGTTTCTCTGCCAGTGCCAAACAGGCATCCTGTAGTTCTGATTAGCCTAGTGTTTGGGTTATCCAATGTTCCCTCACAAATGCCTTGCATTATAGAAtccatggtttgggttgaaaaggacttaaaagaccatccagtcccagcccatgggcagggacacctcccactgtcccaggctgctccaagccccaatgtccagcctggccttgggcactgccagggatccaggggcagccacagctgctctgggcaccctgtgccagggcctccccactgTCACACTGGAGTTGGGTTTTAAGTCACCTGGATTCCTCTTCACTTTTAACTTCTTCTGCCAAAGCGTAGATTTAGCCATGAGTAAAGCTTGTGCCTCTGAGGGAGTTCACACCAGACCCCAAATAACCCCATTTCAATGGTGAATATCTGTTTACTGTTATTATCTGTTATAATTatctgttatttattttattattttttataggGTGGACTTCTCAGTGTGTGCTTGAATGAAGAGCTCTTGAGCCaagggctgggcagagcagcccGGATTGAGGGACTGCCTCACCACTCCCGCCTCTACTGGAAACTGCACAAAAGGCTCCTCCGGGCAGAGTTAAAggctgtgaagaaaaataaaggcataTGGAAAGACCAAAGCTACTCTGAAAGAATCCAGGAGCGCATAAGCAGCAATAAATTCCTGCTGAGGCTGAAACAGTTTGTGAGCTGGGTTAGAAGCTCCACCGAGAGGTAAAGAGGTGGGGAATGCAGTTCCCCAGGTTGTGGGATTTGTGTCTGTTTGTGATCACAATCAGTGCTGTGATGTTGAGGGTCCCTGTCTGGAACACAAACCGCACAGTTACTGGGTTACACAGAATATAAACCCCCAGTTCATGGGTTATATGGAATCTATCCCCTATCATAACCCACATGGGATTGAAGTTTTAGTAGCAGCGTGCAGGCCACCAATGAAAATGTTCTGATGCCAGACTTCTCCACAGTGATGTCCTAAATTAGCTGTCCAGTTTCCCACCTGCTAAACCCCTCCGACctgtgctgcccaggcagggcagcagggacagtgcAGGTTGGAGGTGCAGTGCCACTTCACACCTCTGTAATGTGCCATTGCTGCCGAGCTCACACTGGACAGAAACCCCATGTCAGGCCTTTACAAAGCTCGTGGGATGGGTTCAAACACAAACTTTTTGTTTGAATTCTGTTCTTGTGCTACGTTTTTTGTGTAATTTGTGGTTTAAAACTCATTCATCTTGAATAACGGGTTGCATTGTTAGCGATATAAAAGGTGATTTGTTACGGCCGATCTTCAAAAGCTGATAAGGTTGTAATAACTAAAGTTCCTCGGGGTAAAAAACCACTTGGTGTATCAAAGAATATAATGTCAGGAATCCAAATTTTTCAAAGACACCTTTCATTTGAAGAGGAAGAACCTATGTTGTTTCTTTCTGATGGTTCTGTAAGTATCTAAAATTAGATGAATATAGAACATTACCATGAAATTTGACAACGAGGATCAGACTGTGCTAAGAACTTAaattcttgctttatttttgataCACGTGTGAAGTATATGAGTGTATTACTATTTATGTTGTAAATATTCTTAGAATAAAGATTGAATTTCTTAAGTTTATTGCTGCATGTTTTATATACCGAGCTTTTGGCCCTTGTTTAACCTCCCACAGTCCCAATATGTATTTAAAGTGAAGTGttttacagattttctttctttctgtgtgaTTGCTTTCCAGTGAAACACTGAGGAGAAGAGTGTGGTACAAAAAAAACTTCATAATTGAGCACTGCTTGTCTGGCAATTAGTCGCTACAtcagcattttctctgctgACTTCAGGGCAAAGTTGTGACTCCTGAGatcctaaaaaaaaccccagtttccTTGGGCAAGAATAGATGTTAGTGGTTCTTTACTCCTTTTGTTCCTGGTCCTCCCAGGGTGAGGCTGGTGCTAGGGAGCAGCAAGCCATGAAACACCTGCAGTGTGTTGGAACCCAgtgtggggagcagctctggggcagcaAACCAGGTGTCTGTGCctgtttgaaaatgaaaaataaaaaaggtggGATTCTGGGTTTATGCATAAGACAGCGAAGGGCTGGGCCAGCCACCACCGTGGTTCTTGGACATGAAACTCATCAGTCAGTCAGGGATTCGGGATTGGCCACGGCACCCTCCGGAGCAAAACTCAAAGCTGAGTTTGAACCCCAAAGTACACGTTCAGGCTCAGCAAAAATCCGCTTCTCCTGGGGGTTTATAGGTGTTCCTGTTCCTATGGCTGGGAAGTAGGAGGAGCTTTTCTGAGCTGGGCATAATTGAACAGTTatggtttattttctgtaataattAAATGTAATTCTGGACTTTGCACTTCTGTTGTGTTGATGAGTCACAGGAGGATTTATCACAAAAATCCATTCTAAAGCTGAGACAAAAGTCTCAGGAAGCCACACGCTATATTTCTAGCAAGCAGAGGTGAGGTGTGGGCGAATGTGAACCGAGTGTTATTCCTTCACATGGATTTGGAGTTGCAGTGACAAATGATTTCTTCAGGGTCAGGTCCTGTAATTGTTTGTTAATGCTGTTTTCCTTATCATGCAGGGCTTATcttaaaccaaaaccaaccaacccaccAGCACACCCTCCCCCCTCAGAAAAACCCAATTCAGTTCAAAGCTGAGCTTTCCATCTGTGCAGGGCTTGAGAGGTTGCAGATCCTGTCTCTGTGGGAGGCCTGGCTATTGGAAAGGCAGTAATAGGAGCAGAGACAAATATCTCTGCAGAACCCGGCTGAGCCGGCTGGGaggctgggggagaagcagcaTTTGTTCCAGTACATAAAACCCCCACGCTGCCTCTCGGGagctccatccctcccttcaCCCGCAGCAATGCCCGGCAGAGGATTTCCAGGAGAGGAGGCAGTTCTCTGACTGGGAGTAAGGACAAGAACTAAACTGCGCAGCTCTTGTGCCTTTGCCCCTGCAACTGCATATGCTGTGAGCGATGCAACATCTTCAAAAGATCACAGGGCGTGAGAGACCCGGCTTCCAAATGGCCCAAGAAAAATACCTCCGACCCTGCACAGACTTTTTATTGCTGGTGTGGCATGTCAGGCAAATGGCAATAAACATCCCCGGCCCCTCGGAGCCCACCGGCAGCGTGGGCACGGGGCTGTTGTTCGCATCCTTTGGGAACAAACTTCTGAGCAGGGCTATTGTGACAGGAGAACGGTGAATGGCTTTAGCTGGAGGCAGATCGGTTTAGATTGGATTTAAGAAAGAATTGTTTTACGCAGAGGGTGGTGAAGTCCTGgcgcaggttgcccagagaagctgcggctgccccatccctgggattgtccaaggccaggttggacggggcttggagcagcctgggctagtgcaaggtgtccctgcccacggcaggggtgggACGGGAGGGCCGGGGGTCTCCATGGCACCCGCCGGGCGAGGGGCCGCCCCGAGGGGCCGCCGCGCTCCTCCGCTTCTCCCTCCGTTCCCAGCGGGTTCCACCGGCACCGCTCCCCACGGCTCGGCCCGGGGTGCTCGGTGAGTCCCGCCGGGAGGAGACTctgccggggcgggcggcgctgagggcagcggggccggggagtCCCGGCCGGGCGGCGCTgagggcagcggggccggggagtCCCAGGCGGCGCTgaggggagcggagcgggcgggggCTCAGTCCCGGGCGGCGCTGaggggagcggagcggagcggggcgggcgggggctcAGTCCCGGGCGGCGCTGTCCCGCCGCTCGCGGCGCACACACAATGGAGCAGGTTGAAGAGGCGCGGGGCCGCGGCAACACCGGGGCTGGATCTCGGCTCGGGCCGCCGCAGCCGCTCCGCCGGCGGACGGGACGCTCCGCTCCGTGGAGGCCGCTCCGGGTTTCGGCAGGGTCCGTGGCGGGGgcgggccgcgccgggccgggcggggcgggcggcagcgCTGGGGTTTGAACGGGAGCAGGTTGTGCGGCCGGAGCGGGTTGGGGCCGTGCGGGTGGCTGTGGCGGCGAGAGACCGCACCGGACCGGGCCCGACCCGACCCAGCCGGCGGCCACGGTGAGGGCGGACGGGACCCCCGAGCCCCGTTCCTGTGTGCGGCCCCGCGGGCGCTCCTGCGGCAGGACGGGGCTGTGTTCCTGCGAGCCTCCGCTGGGCTTTCGCTTGCGGTTGATGCTGGTTTCTCCCGGTGTTTGCGGCCGAAAGTTGAGGTGAGGGTTTACAGGGTGTAACTTTTTTCGGCCTCTTTTACAAAGACCGGTTTACGCTCCGCTCGCCCCGGTCGCTCGCTGTGCGAAGGAGCCGCTCCGGGGCTCTCCTGAGGTGCTGCCGCAGCCGCTGCTCCGGCCGTGTTTGTCCTGCTGGGTACAGAAAGGATGGCCGGGATGCACTTGCAGCCGTTGTCCCGCGGCTGGCCCCGCGTTCGCCATGTGCCGGGGCGGCTCTGCCCCgcggctgtgccagggcagcaccTGGGCCGCGGGCAGTGAAACCGGAGCGAGCTGCAGCCGCTGGGCTCGCCCTAGGCCGAGCCCAGCCCGTGTTAAAAGAGGCTTAGCGGAAAATCCCGACGCCCATGAAGAGCGCAGGACAGCAGGCAGGAGTGCCGCACGGTGGGAGCACGCCTGTCCCGACCTGGAaggtgctggggaaggtgggGGTTGAGAAGAGTCAAACCTCTTGCTGGATTGAGTCCTCCCTAAGAATACCTTATTTCTAATTGCCTACTCcataaaccattaaaaaaaaaaaaaaaaaaaaaaaaggaagtgcaATGATGTGGAAATTAAACTCCGTGCACGTTTTGTTGTAATTAAGCTACTCTGTGCAATTCTGGGAACTTCAACTCCAG
This genomic window from Corvus hawaiiensis isolate bCorHaw1 chromosome 10, bCorHaw1.pri.cur, whole genome shotgun sequence contains:
- the C10H3orf33 gene encoding protein C3orf33 homolog, which gives rise to MPERGGGGGSERAALALARLSEWADAHLGLLRGLIAGAAVAGVLLLARSLRLTTKFTSPLDIPVEFVEKNVKLRGKLHHITEKGLEVEHIPISIPFITAIQRKWQPEGLLLIRLAGVELAPGSTAWLQRELLPKQPLWFQLLGRDSSALECLVLVHKGGLLSVCLNEELLSQGLGRAARIEGLPHHSRLYWKLHKRLLRAELKAVKKNKGIWKDQSYSERIQERISSNKFLLRLKQFVSWVRSSTER